In Gambusia affinis linkage group LG20, SWU_Gaff_1.0, whole genome shotgun sequence, the genomic window AAGGAAACAGCAAACATCCCATAATTAGATGATAATGTTCCCTAATGGtgttaagaaaaaatgtttttatgaagatAAACAGATGAGCTCGTGTGAGACACAGCAGAGCAGACAGAAATTGTACTTTAACTAAATCTATAAGGTcagatttactttaaaaaatttgtaaaaacaacaaatagatGATGATTTACCTCAGAGTATTTTAcaattcacaacatttttagaaaaaatgtttctaaaaatgtttatcaaaCCCACTCTAGTGTGAATGGATTTGataaatacatgtttatttGGTTACATCTTTACTCTCATCAGTCATCTAAGACTGATTTAAAATCTTGATGCCCTGAGCTTAAAATTCATGTCAACATCAAAcaaccagacacaaccttcatctgtgttttgcacatttttataattcatttaaacCATCAGCAAAGAGCTTGTGATGTTGCACAGGACCAGCTTAGTGACACAATCATGTcatatttaacacaaattaatttaatctgcCCAGAGGTTCATGAGACTACATCTTTTCATACAATACATTGACTTATCAAAGTCTTAAACTTTGCATTACAATTTATTggaaataacagaaatgtttgggATCAAACGGTAAGAAACTGGGAatttaaaactgtaacagactCTTTAGATGTTgttggggaaaatgttttacaatgattgttaaaaaaaaatactcctgaGTACATCTGTACTTTTTCTCAATATAATGAACGTCTATGCATGTTCATGTGCATGAAGTGATCCCATGTTCACCACATGCGCTACGTATTCCTCCATTGCATGCAGAAATTATTTCTAAAGACTGGTAAAGCCACAGATTGGTGTtccaaataaatataattaaaacattttaatgataataatggGTAAATAGTGATATGCTGTATCCACCTTCAACTTTCAAATATGACAAGAAAGTACAATGGATTGCTAAATGGCCAGATAGACAGATGGAGTGTTAACTTACAAAAGTAAGCCAACACTAACACAGTGTGTTCCAGGTGTTACCTTAAATCCATGGGTGTGCctccaattaactcaaatgtgtcaATCAACCTATTTGTAGGATGTGGAAGGAAAGCCATTTGGTTTCACCCAagtcatacattttaaaagacagttaTCCCTGATACTGACCACATatgtaaacttttaaatttggggaaagttacaaaaaaaatctcttaaaagatgtttttctggcatttagccaATAGAAATAGCTTTGGTAATTCTAAATGAGTGAAAATAAGAAAGGTTTCATCTGATTCATGTtcagacagtgaaaaaaaaaaatcgtttgtgtctttttattcggTGTACATAAATGTTGTAAACTGGCACTATAGAAATAAATAGAACTTAATTAAATTGACTCTCAGGAAAAAAATAGGTCAGCACCCTCTCCTCCAGTTGACTGCTTTCATGAAATCCACAAAGGGCTCTGGGTGTGTCTTATTCATTCACAAAACAGTCAGCTGCTCCACTTCATCTATGTAGGTGGACTCATCCCCCCCAGAGTAACATCAGCTGCAAATTTGACAATGGTGCTGCTGTGGTGGGTTGTAACATAGCCTTATGTCTAAAGATTTTAAAGCCCTGAAGAGTATCATGCTGACACTGATAGCTGGGGGAACCTGGAGGTCATATGTGTCTACTCAGTCAAAGTCCTATATCCACAGGAGCAGGTGAAACACtggagacacacagagacatgtgctgtttaaagtaaaactaaagTCAGTTAAGATGAATGACTGGTCCTCCAGGTAGCACGGAGAACACAAAACGTCATCAACTCTAAGGCTGAATGTGTGTTGAGGATCattctgctggaaggtgaaccgcCATCTTAATCACAAATTGTTTAATTATGCATAAAACAATTTGAGATATCTGGAATGTTAGCGCGGTaaaaccgaatttatgttaaaacggcttgccataGTCGGCCTCGCACTTTGAGCTTATGTCACGGCAAATATACGGTTATTTACATTTACTCTcggaccactagggggcgccaGCGGACCATAAGTTTGGTCCGGTGGTCACAATTTGAGCAATACTGCGGTAAACCTATGAGCTCTGTAATCTCAAGGTTCCATGTTTCTATATTCAACCATAGAGCTGTAGAGGATCTGATTACCTAATTCACCAGCTGTGAAGTATCTGGAGCAAAGTGACCAATAAAACAATACCGAGCCAAATATTACCAAAACTTTGAGCATATAAAACAAACTACATCTCACTTGGTTTTCTTGGCTGCGCCTTCTTGTAAATAAAGACtgacttcacattttgttgatcGTCTGGAgccatgctttgtttttttttttgttgtttttttctttaatttctattAAATGCTGCCAGAAcaccatttttttcagttttccaggtCTGTCTGACCTCCCAGAGCAAATAATGATGCTACGAGCAGTTCACATCTGCTTGGTCCCTGCTAAGGTGCTGAAGAAGCTGGCCTGAGTCTGcaggaaatatttttccaaataacagAAGAATCATTAGtcatgattgtttttaaatagttcTGCCCTTACTTTGTAAACAACCTGTTTTTGTCTGGCCACTTCGAGGTTGCATGCCTCTGTGTTGCAAACAAACTGAATATGATGAGCAAATACGGAaggttgttgtttatttctaaagCTTACACTGCAGctgctcaaaaaaaaataaacgaaaaaagaaaacagcaggtgGATGTGTTGCTACTGTAAGAGGACAtcaatctgttttctttcctgcaTTGAAGATTAATCTTCAGCACAGCTTGCAAAAATTAAATTCAACGGTACTtacaaatttcagcataaagcTCTGCTGTTATCCTCTTTGACACATTCAGTTCTGTAGTCAATAATTTGGGGATTGAATCTCATGTGTCTGTAGGCGAAGATGATGACTGACATTACAACACAAGATTCTACTTTGAATTTAGCCATTTTAACCATTGTGGCTGAATGTGTGTCGAGGATCattctgctggaaggtgaatcaCCATCTCAATCataaaccttttcttttccctcctaCTATGCttgtttctgaggtacagcaataatgttcatgggtcaatttgacccggggagtgtttaatcatggAATAGTGCCAAAAACCAAagaattcctccaaaacatttttgtatctgattattaactccaatactaaccatttcaatcaatatttgtgcaatgatgtttttgtttttttttatttcccacaaATGAAGGCTCAATGACGACAACCTCGTTTACTCATTTGGACGTAAAAGATggaatttccattttttatgtccactgaaaaaaacctagacacaaaaaagcaataattttcttgaaattgatctttggtgaatgtttttattttacattttgattttttttttaatgggtgatctttataattgaactattgcgggtcaaattgacccgctgattaaaattaagataaatgagtcatgcagagagtatttatgtttccctccacttctgctgagtgtccaCTCAGAGTGGGTGAAGTTTGTCCACGGGAACAGCAAAGGTCCCCATaaaaagttgtatgaacacctgctttatCGCAGTTTGAAgaaaagagaatagtgagaaagtgggcttgtgtgcgtgtgcatgtatGCGTGTTGTGTGACgtgcgcgtgcgtgcgtgcggATGGGTGGGCGttggcgtgcgtgtgtgtgtgttggtgaaatatggttcatagctgcaaggaaaaTGTGCAGACGAAGGAGGGGGAGGGGGtagcaaatgtgtaaaatgaatacattttcaatttatatgtagaaCATAAAAGGAGGGttaaattttcttcaaatattgtCCTGTTTTTAACTCCATCTCCCCATGAACTTGAAAAAACTCCCTTCACCATGATGTGCCACCGTAGGATTTGGTGGTAGATAGCGCACATTTGCgtagatattttagaaaaaaatatcaagaaacaCACACCTATGGAAACCTGtattacttgaataaaaatcgTAATTGGAACCTTTAGACTTGTTGCTGTAAGTAAACAGTGCCGGCCATTACAGCTTCCACTTTTCACcttttgttattaaataaataaatatatttttcaaccaCACAATTGTACAtgtgtgtgcattttatttgttagtaTTCATTTATATGTCGATTTTGGTGAAAACGATAGTTGTGACTACCTGCtcttatttgaacattttcagttatcttatatatatatatatattttttttttttttttcatagatatTTTTAACGTTTCTGACCTGGAAATTAATACCACTACTATGAGCTACATGTCTaagctgaaaatggaaattgTAGCAATAGTTATTACGTTGCCGTTAAAATCTTCGAACCGCAGATATGTGTTCAAAAAAGTACTAAAGTTTGTTGCACGATTCTGCCCTCAATCTGTGTTTACACATCTTGATCCTctagatgctgctgctgcaacctGAAAAGTCGGCCTGAGAATCCTCCTCCTGTTTCACGCAGTGCTCACACTTCAGAGCCGTGTGCTTATCCGTGGGAGAAAAACTCACCGGTTAAATCCAGCCTCCAGCCCTCCACCTTGTGGTCCACACGCAGCAATGGATCCCTGCACGCATTGCTGAAAATTGGgcatggaaaacaaacacacacactcacgcacacagTTCACCGACACAGGTGGTTTGGACTAAATAGATGTGCTGCTATAAATAAACCAGAGCTAAAAATAAGCCGGACAGGGGAAAAGAAGGCTGTGTGAAAACATGAAGCTTGTGGGGTTAATGTTTGGAATGAATTAGTGAGCAGGAAGAATGGTTCAGCTGGAAGACAACATGGTTAAAGACCGACCTAAAATTACAAGGCAACAGATGCACAGTCTAAACATCTAAAGCAACCCGATAGCTCAGTGGAGAAAGACAGTCATATCATAATGCAGGCATGTAGGCCCTGTATTGAGTGAGTCAGTCTTTCCGACAGAACACTTTTCCCCCCCCAAAGCCTCATTTTAACAAACCCAAAGTGCACAAAGAACTTACATCACCAAAATCACCTTTTGTTTATATGTAATTCATATGTAAATGTTGTGTAAATTAGTTTACACGGAGCCTAAGAGCAGCTGCACTTACATTTccatttatgctaaatgaataaaacaacatacagGTGATATTGCGCAAATTTTAAAAGCATCTACTGCTGCTCTCCTGGTAATTATTTTCATGTCTCGGCTTCCTTTAAATCCTTGATTTGGGTTTAATTTGCCGTCGCCTAATTTGCTTCACTTCCACGCTGTGACCTGCACACATGAGTGGTGTCGGTCAAACATGAAAACACGATCACTCAGCCAGTTCCCCAAACCCCCCCTTCCTCTAACCCTCAAACTCCCTCCTGTCCCTCTGCCATTGGTCGGGCGCGGAGCGGGGGGGCGGGTCGTGCGGGTGCAGGCGATTTAAAACGGTTTGAGGGCACTCAGCGCGAAGCACATTATCAAGACCGGTCCTCCAGAGACACGAGGGACGTCTCAGCTCGTTAGTGCTAAAGTAAATAATAAGCGAAGCGGTTAAACGGAGGCCACAGGAGCGTCTGGATTATAATTCAGACTGCTTGATCCAAACCGGTCCACAGATGCGCAACAGGTAGGAgcatattttttgcacaaactatttgtaataaaacagtaaacaatcaaagtagttttaaaatactttcattttaattatttttgattaaactCCTGACTTTGATGGGTTCAGATGTTTCTCTTTGACGCTCAGACTTCCTGCCTTTTACACTCCAAATGCGCGCGGTCACATCTGTTTGACAGCCCGcggaaaagtttttaatttattcactcattttgtttgttttattttattttttttatggttaaATGTGGATGTGGATCTCTATGTGCGGGATTGCTTCAGATTACAGCGCATTTTTCCAGCCCTGCACCTGTTAAAATGTGTCATGCGGGTTTGGTACGTTCTCTGTcagacaaataataaatatttcaaatcataTACAAACCAGTATAACATGGTCAGGGAGCTTTGTGCATCTGTTTAACTTTTTGTGTTCAAAACAACCGGGAATACAAATGAAACGTGTCGCTTAGATTTGTAtgcatttaattaatatttaataagttAAAGCAACATCCATCAGCATTGTTCTGTAAAATAATCAGACTTCATCCATCACGCTAAGTAGCCTGCATTGCATTTGACTGAGCATGCACATCAAAATGCGTTTAAATTACCCACTGATAGCTACCCCGCTGTAGCTTGTGATGTTTAACACAGCAGAGAAGTTGCGTCAGCCATATGTTGCGCTGGTGTGGTGCTATGAATCAGCAGTGTACACAACCTACTTCTGGTACCGGTACATCTGAAGAAGTTTCTAGCTCTGTCTTCCTGCTTCCCTTTCACTTTTAAGCATTATGCAAGATAGAGAAGTTcactactaaaaaaaaaaaaaaaaaaaaaaaaaaaaattgtagttcAACTGGTCGATTAGGACTTTGTTGCCAGGACAGCCAGACCTAATGAGAGATGCTTTGGTTCTGCTGGgagaagcagagcagaaagaTGAAATCCCTCCAGCGGGATTTTGTTGTGAGTCAACAAGCTGTGCATCATAAATGGAGCTCATGCTTCTGCTCCAAAGAACAGGAGCAGAAGCATGAGCTTCTGTTCTTTGGAACAAGTGCACAAACTCTGAGAGTGACATTAGGTCACCTGTAAACGCCCAAAAGTTAACAAAATATGCTGGTTTGAATGCCTACTAGACACAGACATATTATACATTTTATCTGTTGTGcacaaaatttatttcatatataGTATGTTGCAAATACATGACATTATGCTTTATATatttgtgtaactttacaagttttgttgtattttgtataatttgttGCATGTTATGTTCATTCTGACACAGAATGACACGTTTCCtttgtaaagagaaaaacattactGTTTACCTGATCCAGTATTTGCCATATAAACTCTGTAATGCTGAACTGAATTGGAAATGATCAGATCATGAGGGGCATCTAAGAAAAGAAAGACTGCTTTGTAAATGGGTAAAAACCAGACTTGAGTGCAAGCTGTTAGTTCAAGCTGCAATATAAATCAGAGtaaaatttttatgtcttctaaATGGGATCAAAATCTGAGATTGAGACAAGTTCCCTCATCCTTATGCTTTAAgttcttgattgtttttctcaggCTGCATAAGCGCTGCATAAACCCATCTCTATAGATTTAATGTAGtcttatgttttcttattttaataaagtttactGATTCTGTTTTCACTAGTTTATCTAACAGATCATtatctctgtgtttctgcagcagatgTCGTTGATAAGGTCCAGTGCCCCAATGAAAGAGGAGTGACCActtcatcctcctcctgttGCACTCCCATCCTGAGGCGTCCCTTCTGCCGCCtccttttttctccattttctcccTTAGTTGGTCTCCCGAAGCGTTTCAAAACTGTTTCTCCAACGCTTTTTCCAGAAACTCAGACTGTTCTCTAAAGCAGAAGCAGCACAGCCCTCCCAGACTGAGGTGATGGGAAGTGTGCGAGCCAGCCGCTACAGCACCGTGTCATCAGAAGAGGACAGCATGAAGCTCGCCACCACGGGGGTACCAAACGGCAAGGCTAAGGTGCACACGAGGCACCAGCCGCAGAGCCGCTTTGTGAAGAAAGACGGTCACTGCAATGTGCAGTTCATCAACGTGAGCGAGAAAGGTCAGCGCTACTTGGCTGACATCTTCACTACATGCGTGGACATCCGCTGGAGGTGGATGTTCATCATCTTCTGCCTCGCCTTCCTCCTGTCATGGCTGTTCTTCGGCTGCATCTTCTGGCTTGTGGCCATCTTTCATGGGGACTTGGAAAGTGATACTAAGAAGTGCATCTCCAACGTGAGCAGCTTCACTGCTGCCTTTCTCTTCTCTATCGAGACTCAGACTACCATTGGCTACGGCTACAGATACGTGACAGAGGAATGCCCCGTTGCGGTCTTCATGGTGGTTTTTCAAAGCATTGTTGGATGCATCATTGATGCCTTCATCATTGGTGCGGTCATGGCCAAAATGGCAAAAcccaaaaagagaaatgaaactCTGGTGTTTAGTCATAATGCCACAGTGGCGATGAGGGACACCAAGCTTTGCTTGATGTGGCGTGTGGGCAACTTGAGGAAGAGCCACCTGGTTG contains:
- the kcnj2a gene encoding inward rectifier potassium channel 2a — translated: MGSVRASRYSTVSSEEDSMKLATTGVPNGKAKVHTRHQPQSRFVKKDGHCNVQFINVSEKGQRYLADIFTTCVDIRWRWMFIIFCLAFLLSWLFFGCIFWLVAIFHGDLESDTKKCISNVSSFTAAFLFSIETQTTIGYGYRYVTEECPVAVFMVVFQSIVGCIIDAFIIGAVMAKMAKPKKRNETLVFSHNATVAMRDTKLCLMWRVGNLRKSHLVEAHVRAQLLKSRTTAEGEYIPLDQMDIDVGFDSGVDRIFLVTPITIVHEINEDSPFYNMSKQDLEKSDFEIVVILEGMVEATAMTTQCRSSYVANEILWGHRFEPVLFEEKNYYKVDYSRFHKTYEVLNTPLCSARDLAEKKYILANTNSFCYENEMALDKKEDTDEGNGGSVGPDGTQMDSISETEHSQAMVPLEPRPLRRESEI